One part of the Helicobacter cetorum MIT 99-5656 genome encodes these proteins:
- the nusB gene encoding transcription antitermination factor NusB: MATRTQARGAVIELLYAFESGNEEIKKIATSMLEEKKIKNNQLAFALSLFNGVLEKIAEIDTLIEPHLKDWDFKRLGSMEKAILRLGAYEICFTPTENPIVINECIELGKLYAEPNTPKFLNAILDSLSKKQTMAF, from the coding sequence ATGGCGACACGAACTCAAGCTAGGGGAGCTGTAATTGAATTATTGTATGCGTTTGAGAGTGGGAATGAAGAAATTAAAAAAATCGCAACTAGCATGTTAGAAGAAAAAAAGATTAAAAATAATCAACTCGCTTTTGCTCTGAGTCTTTTTAATGGTGTGTTAGAAAAAATAGCTGAAATTGATACTCTCATTGAACCGCATTTAAAAGACTGGGATTTCAAGCGCTTAGGGAGTATGGAAAAGGCGATTTTACGCTTAGGGGCGTATGAAATTTGCTTCACGCCCACTGAAAACCCTATCGTGATTAATGAGTGCATAGAGCTTGGCAAACTCTATGCTGAGCCTAACACCCCTAAATTTCTAAACGCTATCTTGGATTCTTTGAGCAAGAAGCAAACTATGGCTTTCTAA
- the ribH gene encoding 6,7-dimethyl-8-ribityllumazine synthase — translation MQLIEGKLQLQGNERIAVLTSRFNHIITDRLQEGAIDCFKRHGGNEKLLDIILVPGAYELPFILDRLLESKKYDGVCVLGAIIRGGTPHFDYVSAEATKGIANTMLKYNLPVSFGVLTTDNIEQAIERAGSKAGNKGFEAMSTLIELLSLCQTLKG, via the coding sequence ATGCAACTAATAGAGGGAAAATTACAATTGCAGGGGAATGAAAGAATCGCTGTTTTAACATCTCGTTTTAATCATATTATCACAGACAGATTACAAGAAGGGGCGATTGATTGTTTTAAAAGGCATGGGGGCAATGAAAAGCTTTTAGACATTATTCTAGTGCCTGGGGCTTATGAATTGCCCTTTATTTTAGACAGATTATTAGAGAGTAAAAAATATGATGGCGTGTGTGTTTTAGGAGCGATTATTAGGGGGGGGACTCCGCATTTTGATTATGTAAGTGCAGAAGCGACTAAGGGCATTGCAAACACGATGTTAAAATACAACCTACCGGTAAGCTTTGGAGTGCTAACCACAGATAATATTGAACAAGCGATTGAAAGAGCAGGAAGCAAAGCCGGAAATAAAGGCTTTGAAGCGATGAGCACGCTCATTGAACTACTAAGCTTGTGCCAAACTCTTAAGGGTTAA
- the kdsA gene encoding 3-deoxy-8-phosphooctulonate synthase, which produces MKPLKSVLVAGPCVIESLENLRSIATKLQPLAKNEELDFYFKASFDKANRTSLESYRGPGLEKGLEMLQTIKDEFGYKILTDVHESYQVSAVVKVADILQIPAFLCRQTDLIVEASKTNAIINIKKGQFMNPKDMQYSVLKALKTRDSSISSPTYEKALANNVWLCERGSSFGYGNLVVDMRSLKIMREFAPVIFDATHSVQMPGGAKGKSSGDSSFAPILARAAAAVGIDGLFAETHIDPKNALSDGANMLKPDELESLVTDLLKIQNLF; this is translated from the coding sequence ATGAAGCCACTTAAAAGCGTTCTAGTTGCTGGACCATGCGTAATTGAGAGCTTAGAAAATCTAAGAAGTATCGCTACCAAGTTACAACCCCTAGCAAAGAATGAAGAGCTAGATTTTTATTTTAAAGCGAGTTTTGACAAGGCTAATCGCACGAGTTTAGAAAGCTACAGAGGGCCTGGTTTAGAAAAGGGCTTAGAAATGTTACAAACCATTAAAGATGAATTTGGCTATAAGATTCTAACTGATGTGCATGAAAGCTATCAAGTGAGTGCTGTGGTAAAAGTGGCGGATATTTTACAAATTCCGGCGTTTTTATGCCGTCAAACGGATTTGATTGTAGAAGCGAGCAAAACAAACGCCATCATCAACATCAAAAAAGGGCAATTTATGAACCCAAAAGACATGCAATATTCTGTCTTAAAAGCCCTTAAAACCAGAGATAGTAGTATTTCTAGCCCCACTTATGAAAAGGCTTTGGCTAATAATGTGTGGCTGTGTGAAAGGGGGAGTAGCTTTGGGTATGGGAATTTAGTTGTAGATATGCGTTCTTTAAAAATAATGCGAGAATTTGCCCCTGTGATTTTTGATGCCACTCATAGCGTGCAAATGCCAGGGGGTGCGAAGGGAAAAAGTTCTGGGGATAGCTCTTTTGCCCCTATTTTAGCCAGAGCTGCAGCTGCGGTGGGTATTGATGGGTTGTTTGCTGAAACACATATTGACCCCAAAAACGCCCTAAGTGATGGGGCAAACATGCTCAAACCTGATGAGCTTGAAAGCTTAGTAACAGACTTACTAAAAATTCAAAATTTATTTTAA
- a CDS encoding carbonic anhydrase, with product MKAFQGALEFQENEYEELKELYESLKTKQKPHTLFISCVDSRVVPNLITGTKPGELYVIRNMGNIVPPSELTCQEQALSTIASIEYAIVHVGIQNIIICGHSNCGACGSIHLIDDEKTRAKTPYIESWIKFLEPIKEELKDYPHFSNHSAKRSWLTERLNVRLQLKNLLSYDFIKERVANNELKIFGWHYVIETGKIYNYDFESHVFKPIERKDKTKDI from the coding sequence ATTAAGGCATTTCAAGGAGCATTGGAATTTCAAGAGAATGAGTATGAAGAGTTAAAAGAGCTTTATGAGAGTTTAAAGACTAAACAAAAGCCCCACACTTTGTTTATTTCCTGTGTGGATTCACGAGTAGTGCCAAATTTAATCACAGGCACAAAACCTGGAGAATTGTATGTGATTCGCAATATGGGCAATATTGTGCCACCAAGTGAGCTAACTTGCCAAGAACAAGCCCTTTCTACGATTGCAAGCATTGAATACGCTATCGTGCATGTAGGCATTCAAAACATCATTATTTGTGGGCATAGCAATTGTGGGGCTTGTGGGAGCATTCATCTGATTGATGATGAAAAAACAAGAGCTAAAACCCCCTATATTGAAAGCTGGATTAAATTCTTAGAGCCTATTAAAGAAGAATTAAAAGACTATCCGCATTTTAGCAACCATTCTGCAAAGCGTTCGTGGCTTACAGAGCGTTTGAATGTGCGTTTGCAACTCAAAAATCTCTTGAGTTATGACTTCATTAAAGAGAGAGTTGCTAATAATGAATTGAAAATCTTTGGCTGGCATTATGTGATAGAAACCGGTAAAATTTATAATTATGATTTTGAAAGTCATGTCTTTAAACCTATTGAAAGAAAAGATAAAACAAAGGATATTTGA
- the pyrF gene encoding orotidine-5'-phosphate decarboxylase, producing the protein MQLCVALDLEEKKDNLSLLKELKGLDLWAKVGLRSFIRDGFVFLDEIKEIDENFKIFLDLKLYDIPYTMANAALECAKLDIDMLTIHLSSGKTAMQTLMQRLNTLKKRPLIMGVSALTSFSEDEFLSVYNAPLKAQAIKLSTIGKESGIDGVVCSVFESLAIKESLGKDFLTLTPGIRLNKSDKEDQERVANAREARENLSDFIVVGRPIYQAKEPREIVLELLKEC; encoded by the coding sequence ATGCAATTATGTGTCGCATTAGACTTAGAAGAAAAAAAAGATAATCTTTCCTTGCTAAAAGAATTGAAGGGCTTAGATTTATGGGCTAAGGTGGGGCTTAGGTCTTTTATAAGAGACGGGTTTGTTTTTTTAGATGAGATTAAAGAGATTGATGAAAACTTTAAGATTTTTTTGGATTTGAAACTCTATGATATTCCCTATACTATGGCAAATGCCGCACTAGAATGCGCAAAATTAGACATTGATATGCTAACCATTCATTTAAGTAGTGGTAAGACCGCTATGCAAACTTTAATGCAACGCTTAAATACACTCAAAAAACGCCCCCTAATTATGGGTGTGAGCGCTCTAACAAGTTTTAGTGAAGATGAATTTTTGAGTGTGTATAACGCCCCTTTGAAAGCTCAAGCTATAAAGTTAAGCACTATAGGCAAAGAAAGCGGCATTGATGGGGTGGTGTGTTCGGTGTTTGAAAGTTTAGCAATTAAAGAGAGTTTGGGCAAGGACTTTTTGACCTTAACACCAGGTATTAGACTCAATAAAAGCGATAAAGAAGACCAAGAAAGGGTGGCTAACGCTAGAGAAGCCAGAGAAAATCTAAGCGATTTTATTGTGGTGGGTCGCCCTATTTATCAAGCTAAAGAGCCTAGAGAAATTGTTTTAGAGCTTTTAAAGGAATGCTAA
- the panC gene encoding pantoate--beta-alanine ligase, with protein MQVLETIIALRKYRKSLKESVGFVPTMGALHKGHQSLIERSLKENTHTIVSIFVNPTQFGANEDFNAYPRVLEKDLSLCEEVGVNAVFVPKADEMYPYGFECQITRMPIKAPLYLANSLEGAQREGHFDGVAQVVLKLFHLICPTRAYFGKKDAQQLLIIQHLVKDLLLDIEIMPCEIVRDVDNLALSSRNVYLNEFERKQALAIPKALETIKQAIDKGEKACDKLKILGLKVLENLEVNYLEFCNHKLESLKTIESFNTLILVAVRVGKTRLLDNLWV; from the coding sequence ATGCAAGTTTTAGAAACTATCATTGCTTTAAGAAAATATCGTAAGAGCTTAAAAGAAAGCGTGGGTTTTGTGCCGACTATGGGAGCCTTACACAAAGGGCATCAAAGCTTGATAGAGAGAAGCCTGAAAGAAAACACTCATACTATTGTTAGCATTTTTGTCAATCCCACACAATTTGGGGCTAACGAAGATTTTAACGCTTACCCACGAGTTTTAGAAAAGGATTTGAGCTTGTGTGAAGAAGTGGGCGTTAATGCGGTGTTTGTCCCTAAAGCTGATGAGATGTATCCCTATGGCTTTGAATGCCAAATAACACGCATGCCTATAAAAGCGCCCTTATATTTAGCAAATTCTTTAGAGGGGGCGCAACGAGAAGGGCATTTTGATGGGGTGGCGCAAGTGGTATTAAAGCTATTTCATCTCATTTGTCCTACTAGAGCGTATTTTGGCAAAAAGGACGCCCAACAGCTTTTAATCATTCAGCACTTAGTCAAAGACTTGCTTTTAGATATTGAGATAATGCCATGCGAAATTGTGCGTGATGTTGACAATCTAGCTTTAAGCTCTAGGAATGTGTATTTAAATGAATTTGAAAGAAAACAAGCCCTAGCCATCCCTAAAGCCTTAGAAACTATCAAGCAAGCCATAGATAAGGGCGAAAAGGCGTGTGATAAACTTAAGATTCTAGGGCTTAAAGTTTTAGAAAACTTAGAAGTGAATTATTTGGAATTTTGTAACCATAAACTAGAGTCTTTAAAAACCATAGAGTCATTTAACACGCTTATTTTAGTAGCGGTGCGTGTGGGTAAAACCAGGCTTTTAGATAATTTATGGGTGTGA